One Deinococcota bacterium genomic window carries:
- a CDS encoding ABC transporter substrate-binding protein, with product MRKIVAALLVTVMAFAGAQTTSVQNTREIVIAQGIDVPGFDPHGHHTTAVEAVLINLFDYLVFRDADGTLEPGLATEWEPVAEDAWRFTLRQGVLWHDGEPFTAADVKFTLERVATDSSLQPHESYRQIREVEVLGDHDIIIHTHGPDPLLLNRISRLSSGIVPKHHVDEVGWEGFTTDPIGTGPYRFVEWRRDDRVIMEAFDEHWRGRPIYDRLIHRTIPEDSTRVSELMTGGVHIATNVPPQDRERVEGTGAVSVVLQPTTRIMMLIFNTHEDAVTGDPRVREAIDYAIDDRLLIDAVMDGLGVPTRARLSPGISGSPMELYDDYLYDPEEAVRLLEAAGYGPGELTLRIQGPAGRYPLDSELAEVIGVMLESVGVNTEIEVLEWSAYQSRIWDADNVEHFVLMGLANSMFDNWFSMRAILCDGSYQNRVHWCDARFDELMYAAETEVDLARRDEMLYEATYIVLEERPWVTLFQSQVLVGVRDGIDWQPRQDELLWMFAAHPQD from the coding sequence ATGAGGAAGATCGTTGCCGCCTTACTAGTCACCGTGATGGCCTTTGCCGGCGCGCAAACCACCAGTGTGCAAAATACCAGGGAGATAGTGATTGCCCAAGGGATCGACGTTCCCGGCTTCGACCCGCATGGGCATCACACCACCGCCGTCGAGGCCGTCTTGATCAATCTCTTCGACTACCTGGTGTTCAGAGACGCGGACGGCACGCTGGAGCCGGGCCTGGCGACCGAATGGGAGCCGGTCGCCGAGGATGCCTGGCGCTTCACGCTGCGCCAAGGGGTCCTCTGGCACGACGGCGAGCCCTTCACCGCCGCGGACGTCAAGTTCACCTTGGAGCGCGTGGCCACCGACTCCTCGCTCCAGCCGCACGAGTCCTACCGGCAGATACGCGAGGTCGAGGTTCTGGGCGACCACGACATCATCATCCACACCCACGGTCCCGACCCGCTGCTGCTAAACCGCATCAGCCGCCTGAGCTCCGGCATCGTCCCCAAGCATCACGTCGACGAAGTCGGCTGGGAGGGCTTCACCACCGACCCCATCGGCACCGGGCCCTACCGCTTCGTCGAGTGGCGGCGCGACGATCGGGTCATCATGGAGGCCTTCGACGAGCACTGGCGCGGCCGGCCTATCTACGACCGCCTCATCCACCGCACCATCCCCGAGGACTCGACGCGGGTGAGCGAGCTGATGACGGGTGGCGTGCATATCGCCACCAACGTCCCGCCGCAAGACCGCGAGCGCGTCGAGGGCACGGGCGCCGTCAGCGTGGTCCTGCAGCCCACCACGCGCATCATGATGCTCATCTTCAACACCCACGAGGACGCGGTCACCGGCGACCCGAGGGTGCGCGAGGCCATTGACTACGCCATCGACGACCGGCTGCTCATCGACGCGGTGATGGACGGACTCGGCGTGCCGACCCGGGCGCGCCTCAGCCCCGGCATCTCGGGCTCGCCGATGGAGCTCTACGACGACTATCTCTACGACCCTGAGGAGGCCGTGCGCCTGCTCGAGGCGGCGGGCTACGGGCCGGGCGAGCTGACCCTCAGGATTCAAGGACCGGCTGGGCGCTACCCGCTCGACAGCGAGCTGGCCGAGGTCATCGGCGTCATGCTCGAGTCCGTCGGCGTCAATACCGAGATCGAGGTGCTCGAGTGGAGCGCCTACCAGAGCCGCATCTGGGACGCCGACAACGTCGAACACTTCGTCCTGATGGGCCTCGCCAACTCGATGTTCGACAACTGGTTCTCGATGCGCGCCATCCTCTGCGACGGCTCCTACCAAAACCGCGTCCACTGGTGCGACGCGCGTTTCGACGAGCTCATGTACGCCGCCGAAACCGAAGTGGACTTAGCGCGCCGCGACGAGATGCTGTACGAGGCGACCTATATCGTGCTCGAAGAGCGTCCCTGGGTGACCCTCTTCCAGAGCCAGGTCCTGGTGGGCGTGAGAGACGGTATCGACTGGCAACCGCGTCAGGATGAACTGCTGTGGATGTTCGCCGCTCATCCGCAGGACTAG
- a CDS encoding M20 family metallopeptidase — translation MESLSLRIHQNPELAWQEREAVSRLTAALEAEGFFIERDLCGLETAFRASYGSAEGGPTIALIAEYDALPEIGHACGHNLICTAAVGAATALRQALAEGKLPGRIQVIGTPAEEGGGGKILLLERGAFEGVDAALMFHPGARTMTVRGSLAATRVTMAFRGKAAHAAANPHLGINALDACIGTFNAVAALRQHVKDETRIHGIITRGGAAANIVPDYAEAKFIIRHRSQDYLRTLKDKVLDCARGAALAVGATVEFEEGLTYAERKINHTLAERFAHHLERLGEAVKAPPPIGGVGSSDFGNVSQALPAIHPYIAMVPEGTSAHTPDFAAAAGSPAGMRAMLLAAKCLALTAADLLGDPKFLKDVKDEFADEFAKEQTS, via the coding sequence TTGGAAAGCTTGAGCCTGCGGATTCACCAGAATCCTGAGCTGGCCTGGCAGGAACGCGAGGCGGTCAGCCGGCTGACCGCCGCTCTGGAAGCGGAAGGGTTTTTTATCGAACGCGACCTGTGCGGTCTCGAGACCGCCTTTCGCGCCAGCTACGGCTCTGCCGAGGGAGGGCCGACCATCGCGCTCATCGCGGAGTACGACGCGCTCCCGGAGATCGGGCACGCTTGCGGGCACAATCTAATTTGCACGGCGGCCGTCGGCGCGGCCACGGCCCTGCGTCAGGCGCTGGCGGAAGGGAAGCTGCCCGGCCGGATTCAGGTGATCGGCACGCCGGCCGAGGAAGGGGGAGGCGGCAAGATTCTGCTCCTGGAGCGCGGCGCCTTTGAGGGGGTAGACGCCGCGCTGATGTTTCACCCCGGTGCCCGCACCATGACGGTGCGCGGCTCGCTGGCCGCGACCAGGGTCACGATGGCCTTTAGGGGCAAGGCGGCACACGCCGCGGCCAATCCACATCTGGGCATCAATGCCTTAGACGCCTGTATCGGCACCTTCAACGCCGTGGCTGCGCTGCGCCAACATGTCAAGGACGAGACCCGTATTCACGGCATCATCACCAGGGGAGGTGCCGCTGCCAATATCGTGCCGGACTACGCGGAGGCCAAGTTCATCATCCGCCACCGAAGCCAGGACTATCTGCGGACGCTCAAGGATAAGGTGCTGGACTGCGCGCGCGGGGCGGCCTTGGCAGTCGGGGCAACCGTCGAGTTCGAGGAGGGCCTGACCTACGCCGAGCGAAAGATAAACCACACGCTTGCCGAGCGCTTCGCGCACCACCTCGAGCGCTTGGGGGAAGCCGTCAAGGCACCACCCCCCATCGGCGGTGTAGGCTCCTCGGATTTCGGCAACGTGAGCCAGGCCCTTCCTGCCATTCACCCCTATATCGCCATGGTGCCTGAAGGCACCTCGGCGCACACCCCCGACTTCGCCGCGGCAGCCGGGAGTCCGGCGGGAATGCGCGCCATGCTGCTGGCGGCCAAATGTCTGGCGCTGACCGCCGCGGATTTGCTTGGCGACCCCAAGTTCCTAAAAGACGTGAAGGACGAGTTTGCCGACGAGTTTGCCAAAGAGCAGACGAGCTGA